The segment ACATTTACGCCTGAATACGTATTAAAAATGAGAAAAGCCGCCTTCCAGGAAAATCCCAAGCTACGCTTTTATCCACAGATTTATTATTCTTCCATCCGTCCGGATCTGATCCGACGATATCGGCAGGGAATAGATGGAGTGGTCATGACGTATCGCGATGGCAAAAACAGAAATACATACCGCACTGCCTCCTTGGAACAGCAAATTAAACAAGTTCATGGGATATTGAGTCAAGAGGACCTTCCTTTTTTCCTGATGATTCATGCGGGAAGGTTATCAGCCACCCCTGGAAGTCCCTCCGCCCGGTATGTCAAAGAAAGCTTGAGCATCGGATTGGATCAGATGAACAACGGCAGGGTACAGGGACTGATTACCTATGTATTGCCTAAAACTTGGTTTCCTGAACAAAAAGAACGGACAGCCTATTCGGGCTTCGGCTATGGCAGCTTGTTCGTCCCTCCAGGCAACCGGCTTCCTCCAGGGGGAATGGGGGAAATCAAACAGGTTATTCATCCGAACCCATTATCAGAATACAGTCTGACATTCAATCATTTTGGGGTTTACCCCCGTTTGTTGTTACCTGGTCGCTATGTCAAACAATTATTGATTGACGGGACCGTGGTGTGGGAAAAAGATGTTACGGCGGGAAAGCCCCAACAATGGGAACGGGAGCATATCTCACTGAATCCCTATTTGAAGAAAAAAAAGGAAGCGGTATTGACAATGCGCCTCCTTCGCTTAAAAAACGGTTCCAACAGTTGGCTGTACACTGGATTTGACCACTTAGAAAGCCAGGGATTTCAATTGAAAGATCCGGGTTTTGAACAGGGAAAAGGGTGGTTGTATTTGTCCAGCCACCCTTCCCTGATTGGAAATACCCATTTTTTTGACCCTCGACGGCGGTTAAAGACCTACCTTAACACCATGTTGTTATATACTGCCAATCATTTTTACCTTCAAACCGTTGCTGCTGATCCCCGCTTAATGACCATAGCCCGCCCTGCGATACAAGCTCAACTGCAAGACAGGGATCGCAAAACATTGCGGAGATTATGGAGGCACGTATATGAAGGGATTAACAAGTCTCAGAAGTGTCCACCGGAAAAAAAGAAAGCCCTTCAAGATCTTTATCAAAAGCTGGATCATTTGTTGACTTATTCACCGGAAGGAATATAAAGATCCGGCAAAACAGCCGGATCTTTCAAGATCGCCGTATTCATTACTCGGCACTGGCAGAGACGTGTTCCCCGGAACGAATTTCATCCAGTATTCCTTCCGCAATCATGCGATAACCCTTATTATTGGGATGAATTTGATCGGCTAACCAATTTCCCTGAAGTTCTTGCAGCCGCTGATGAATATCTACAACATGGGTAAGTGGATAACGATTAGCGGTTTGTTTCATTGTGTCATTCCAGTTGTTTAACAAGCTGTTGGAAATCCGATAAAAAGCAACATCAGGAGACAAAGGGTTATAAAGGGTTGTCAGAATGATTGGGGCATCCGGATTCCAGCGACGGATATCAGCGAGAATCCGGGTAAGGTTTTTCCCGTAATCCTTCTGAATGCTGTTGAATTTATTCCATACACTGATCAGATTTTGATCATCCAATGCTACTTTGACTAAATCATTTCCCCCGATCGTCAGTGAAATCAGATCAGCTTCCTCGATTTTTTCTTGAATATCCGGCGTTTGAAGATACTCTGCCAACTTTCCGGATGTTTGACCGGATACCCCTTTATTGATCAGCTTTAAGGAAATTTCTTCTTTGCCCAACCCCTTTGCAACCAGGGAACCATACCCCTGAACCGGCTTTTGAGATCCCATTCCTCTGGCCACAGAATCCCCCAGAACCAGATAGTTGAGGGTTCCTTTTTCCTTTGCACTCCGTTTTAACGACGATAAAATATTTACATCGTGAACCACCAGGGGTTCATCGGGTTTTTGGAACAAAGGGATGACAGATAACTTCACTGCCACAATCCCCAGGATCAAGCAAAGTGTTAAGAGAATGGACTTCTTCATCATATGAACCCCTCCTTCACATCACTGGTAATCATATCCAAGGCCCAAATAGAGGGGGCAAAGGAGCTTCTTGATTTATCATGCCAAGCGTACCAATATTTCATTACGCCGGATTTACAACGTAATAATATTCCATTAACCTTCTTATTACATAAATAAAAAACGACGCAGAGTCTGCGTCGTTGTTCATCACTATTTATCAGTCAGGAAAGCAAACAGTAAGCCGAGTTCTGTCCTCCAAGTGGTACATCGGCGATCTCTTGTCGCTTCGCCTCCCACATGCGGAGTGGCAATCATCTGTCTAGGTGATGCATTGCTGCATCACTCAAGCGACCAACCCGGAATCACTGCGGGCTACAGTTGCATCAATGTGCAGATTCCTGTAAGGTCTTGCTCCAGGTGGGGTTTACCTAGCCAGCATGTCTCCATGCTGCTGGTGCGCTCTTACCGCACCGTTGCATCCTTACCTGTGAAGCTGTAAAGCTTCCATCGGCGGTTTTATTTCTGTGGCACTAGCCTTAGGGTTGCCCCCACCGGCCGTTAGCCGGCACCCTGCCCTGTGGAGCTCGGACTTTCCTCCCGTGGTACCTTGCGGTCATCCACCGGCGATTGCCCTGTTTACTTTCCCAATCAGAGCGACCTCTTTCATTTTAGCAAAGGAATATCCGTGATTCAATGGTAATATAGGGTTACACAAATTGAAACGGGTTTGTATCGACAGTTGTTTTCTGAATGGGACATGCTTTTTCCCCAAACGTTTCCTTTAACCTCGCGACAATCCGGTCCAGAACCAGATGCTCCACATGATGTCCGGGATCCAACAAAGTCAGTCCATCCCGAAGTGCATCCAGTGCCGTATGGTGATCCACATCCCCAGTAATGTACACATCGGCACCCATCTCGATGGCTTTCGGATAGTACCGTCCCCCGGAGCCGCCTAACACAGCCACGGTGGAAACATAGCGGGTTTCCTCTCCTACCATGCGAAGACAGGGAATGCCATATGCACTCTTAATCTTTTGTGCCAAATCCTTTAGCATCATTTTTTGCGGAAGTTTTCCCACGCGTCCCATTCCCTGTACCTCACCTGGTACTTCCAGGGGATAAATATCAAAGGCAGGCTCTTCATATGGATGAGCCTGGATCATGGCTTGGATGACGGCTTGTTGAATTTCTGCAGGCACGACGGTTTCCAGGCGTACTTCCTCAACCCTTTCCAACTCCCCTTCTCTTCCGATAAAAGGCTGAGTTCCCGCCTCAGGTCGAAATGTGCCAGTCCCGGTCAAATTAAAGGTACAATGACTGTAATTACCGATCCACCCCGCTCCCGCCCGGCACATTGCCTGGAGCAGTAGCTCATGATAATCTGTCGGGACCATCACAGCAATTTTCTTCAATGCTTGGTGATAAGTAGGGATCATAACTTGTGTCTCATCGAGGCCCAACCCTTCACTTAATACATCATTAACCCCGCCAACCGCTGTATCTAAGTTCGTATGAGCAACATAAACCTGAATCCCATGTTTCAGCAGTTTCCCATAAAGGCGACCCGCAGCCTGATCAGTACGCAGCTCCTTCAGCGGATGAAATATGATAGCATGGTGAGCCACAATCCAGTTAGCTCCAATCCGAATCGCCTCATCCACGACTTCCTCGGTTACATCCAGTGCGACCAGAACACCCTGGACCTCTTCACGGGGACTGCCCACTTGCAACCCGATACGGTCCTTTTCCACCGCCAGGTAAGCAGGGGCCCATTTTTCCATCGCTTGAATCAGTCGGTCCCCTTGGATAACCATTGTATCATTCTCCTCCATTCACAAATCTCTCT is part of the Kroppenstedtia pulmonis genome and harbors:
- a CDS encoding Nif3-like dinuclear metal center hexameric protein, which translates into the protein MVIQGDRLIQAMEKWAPAYLAVEKDRIGLQVGSPREEVQGVLVALDVTEEVVDEAIRIGANWIVAHHAIIFHPLKELRTDQAAGRLYGKLLKHGIQVYVAHTNLDTAVGGVNDVLSEGLGLDETQVMIPTYHQALKKIAVMVPTDYHELLLQAMCRAGAGWIGNYSHCTFNLTGTGTFRPEAGTQPFIGREGELERVEEVRLETVVPAEIQQAVIQAMIQAHPYEEPAFDIYPLEVPGEVQGMGRVGKLPQKMMLKDLAQKIKSAYGIPCLRMVGEETRYVSTVAVLGGSGGRYYPKAIEMGADVYITGDVDHHTALDALRDGLTLLDPGHHVEHLVLDRIVARLKETFGEKACPIQKTTVDTNPFQFV
- a CDS encoding GDSL-type esterase/lipase family protein — protein: MMKKSILLTLCLILGIVAVKLSVIPLFQKPDEPLVVHDVNILSSLKRSAKEKGTLNYLVLGDSVARGMGSQKPVQGYGSLVAKGLGKEEISLKLINKGVSGQTSGKLAEYLQTPDIQEKIEEADLISLTIGGNDLVKVALDDQNLISVWNKFNSIQKDYGKNLTRILADIRRWNPDAPIILTTLYNPLSPDVAFYRISNSLLNNWNDTMKQTANRYPLTHVVDIHQRLQELQGNWLADQIHPNNKGYRMIAEGILDEIRSGEHVSASAE